GGCCCTGTTCGAGCCGGGTGTAGTAAGCGGTGCTGACCCCGGCGAGCTGGGCCAGCTCCTCGCGGCGCAGGCCGGGCACCCGGCGGCGGGTCCCGTGGTCGGGCAGGCCCACGTCCTCGGGCCGCAGCCGGGCGCGGCGGGAACGGAGGAACTCGCTGAGTTCGGTGCGCTGGTCCATGCCTGCAGTATGCGGGCGATCGGCCGCCCGGGCGTACGCGAACGTGATACTGCCGTGCGTAGGTTCCGCTCTCCTACGCTCGCGTTCCGTACGCCCGGCTTTCCTACGTTCGGGGCTCGTACGCTGCGGCTTCGTACGTTGATCCTTGGTCTGGTTGGCCGCTCCGGCCCGGCGCAGCCTTGAGGACATGACGAACACGGGCATCACGAACACGGGCATCACGAACGACACGAACGCCGGTACCACCCGCACGGTCGCCGCCTACGCGGCGCTCACCCCGAAGTCCCCGCTGCAGAAGACCACGGTGCCCCGCCGCGCGGTGGGCGAGCACGACATCCTGATCGACATCGAGTTCGCCGGCATCTGCCACTCCGACATCCACCAGGTCGGCGAGGACTGGGGCACCGGCATCTTCCCGATGGTGCCGGGCCACGAGATCGCCGGCGTGGTGAGCGAGGTCGGCCCCGGCGTCACCCGCTGGAAGGTCGGGGACCGGGTCGGAGTCGGCTGCTTCGTCGACTCCTGCCGGGAGTGCGACAACTGCCGGGCCGGCCTCCAGCAGTACTGCACCGGTGACGGCGGCGCCACCTTCACCTACAACGCCATCGGCCGCGACGGCGAGCCCACCTACGGCGGCTACTCCACCCAGCTGGTGATCGACGAGGGCTACGCGCTGCGCATCCCCGACAACCTGCCGCTGGACGCCGCCGCCCCGCTGCTGTGCGCCGGGATCACCCTCTACTCGCCGCTCTCCCACTGGGGCGCGGGCCCGGGCAAGAAGGTCGCGATCGTCGGCCTCGGCGGACTCGGCCACATGGGCGTCAAGATCGCCCACGCCAAGGGCGCGGAGGTCACCGTGCTCAGCCAGTCGCTGCGCAAGCGCGAGGACGGGCTGAAGCTGGGCGCCGACCACTACCGGGCCACCTCGGACCCGGCCACCTTCACCGAGCTGGCCGGCACCTTCGACCTGATCGTCAACACCGTCTCGGCCGACCTCGACCTCAGCGCCTACCTCGGGCTGCTGCGCGCCGACGGCACGATGGTCCAGGTCGGCGCACCGGAGAAGCCCGTCACGGTGAACGCGCACGCGCTGCTCGTCGGCCGCCGGTCGCTGTCCGGCTCGATGATCGGCGGGCTGCCGGAGACCCAGGAGATGCTGGACTTCTGCGGCGAGCACGGCATCACCGCGGAGATCGAGCTGATCCGCGCCGACCAGATCAACGAGGCGTACGAACGGGTGCTGGCGAGCGACGTCCGGTACCGGTTCGTGATCGACGTCTCGACGATCTGATCTGCGCCCGCCTGTCCGCGCCACGTCGGACACACTGCGGCAGTGAACGCGGCGCCCCGCCCCCGGTGCTCTCCCTTCACCGGGGGCGGGGCGCCGCCGTCATGCGCCGGCCGGGCCGGCTGCCTTGCCGTGCCGGGCCCGGCGTTCCTCACGCCGTTCCTCCCGGCGCGCCCGGCCGCGTCTGAGCGGTTGGTCGGGCACCCAGCCGAAGGTGAGGCAGGCACCGATCACGCCCCACAGCATGCCGAACAGGAAGCCGCCCAGGTTGGACGTCACCCAGCTGGCCAGCGACGCGAGCAGGGCCAT
The nucleotide sequence above comes from Streptomyces kaniharaensis. Encoded proteins:
- a CDS encoding DUF6114 domain-containing protein; this encodes MVVLLGGAEILFTLRAPLPVVLHIGMQGLAGYLVPTVMVLCGLLILFNPAQRLFYSIMALLASLASWVTSNLGGFLFGMLWGVIGACLTFGWVPDQPLRRGRARREERREERRARHGKAAGPAGA
- a CDS encoding NAD(P)-dependent alcohol dehydrogenase translates to MTNTGITNTGITNDTNAGTTRTVAAYAALTPKSPLQKTTVPRRAVGEHDILIDIEFAGICHSDIHQVGEDWGTGIFPMVPGHEIAGVVSEVGPGVTRWKVGDRVGVGCFVDSCRECDNCRAGLQQYCTGDGGATFTYNAIGRDGEPTYGGYSTQLVIDEGYALRIPDNLPLDAAAPLLCAGITLYSPLSHWGAGPGKKVAIVGLGGLGHMGVKIAHAKGAEVTVLSQSLRKREDGLKLGADHYRATSDPATFTELAGTFDLIVNTVSADLDLSAYLGLLRADGTMVQVGAPEKPVTVNAHALLVGRRSLSGSMIGGLPETQEMLDFCGEHGITAEIELIRADQINEAYERVLASDVRYRFVIDVSTI